CTCGTTTCTATCGACTCGATCAAGACGCGGCCGCAGCTGATCGCGACGATCGGTCACATGCAGATGGGCGGCGCGGACGTCGGGTTCGCGTACTACGCGCAGGTCGACGTGCACGACGCCTCCCGCTACATCGCCGGCTTCGACGCCGGCGGGCTCGGCTTGCCCGACCGCGATTACTACACGAAGACCGACAAGTCGTCCGACTCGACGCGCACGTTCTACGTCGACCATATCACGAAGATGCTGACGCTGGCGGGCGAGGATGCCACGACGGCTCGCGCCGATGCCCGTAAGATCCTCGCGCTGGAGACGGAGATGGCCAAGGCGTCGCTCACCCGGGTCGAACGGCGCGATCCCGCCGCGACCGACCACGTGATGACGATGGCAAAATTCCACGACACCGCTCCGAACGTCGATTGGGCGGCGTATCTGAAAGGAGTCGGTGTCACGGTTCCGGTCGGTAAGGTGAACGTGGCCGAGCCCGCGTTCTTGAAGCGGGTCGACGCCCTCATCACGAACACGCCGCTCGACGACTGGAAGGCGTACCTGCGCTACCACGCGCTTTCGAGCTCGGCGTCGTACCTCAGCAAACCGTTCGTCGACGAGAACTTCAAGTTCAACGCGCACTTCAGCGGCGCGAAGGAACTGCTGCCGCGCTGGAAGCGTTGCGCCCGCACGACGGATGCTTTGATCGGCGAGGCGCTGGGACAGGCGTACATCGCGAAAACGTTCTCGCCCCAAGCACGTGCCCGCGCGCGCGCGGTCATCGACGACATCCGCGCGGCGTTCGGCGAGCGCGTGAAGAAGCTCGATTGGATGTCCGACGCGACCAAGAAGCAAGCGCTCGACAAACTGGCCAAGATGCACGAGAAAGTCGGCTACCCCGACAAGTGGCGCGATTACTCCGCGCTCGAGACGACCGACGGGCCGTTCGTCGTCAACGTCGTGCGCGCGAACGCGTTCGAGTGGAAGCGGACGGCGAATCGGCCGGGCGGCGCGGTGGACACGACGGAATGGGGAATCACCGTTCCGACCGTCAACGCGTTCTACGATCCCACCAAGAACGAGATGGTGTTCCCGGCCGGCGCGCTCGTGCCGCAGACCTTCGACCCGAACGCCGACGACGCGGCCAACTATGGAGCCTTGGGTGGGAGCTGGGCCGGTCATGAGCTCACGCACGGATTCGACGACGAAGGCCGTCACTACGACGCGCAGGGCAACCTGCGCGATTGGTGGACGCCGACCGACTCACTCAAGTTCACGAAGGAAGCGCAGAAAGTGATCGATCAGTTCAACGGCTACATCCAGATCGACACGATCCACGTGAACGGCAAG
The nucleotide sequence above comes from Gemmatimonadaceae bacterium. Encoded proteins:
- a CDS encoding M13 family metallopeptidase, which encodes MNPNLRWRHAGSTILSAVVLAAASASASAQKALPPLKVIDPAYMNRNAKACVDFFDFANGAWFAHDTIPAAYSSSGVGRDMGDRNELAVRSVLDDAMSKRASLPAQNTTKKLGTFYATCMDSAAAERDGFNPVKPILVSIDSIKTRPQLIATIGHMQMGGADVGFAYYAQVDVHDASRYIAGFDAGGLGLPDRDYYTKTDKSSDSTRTFYVDHITKMLTLAGEDATTARADARKILALETEMAKASLTRVERRDPAATDHVMTMAKFHDTAPNVDWAAYLKGVGVTVPVGKVNVAEPAFLKRVDALITNTPLDDWKAYLRYHALSSSASYLSKPFVDENFKFNAHFSGAKELLPRWKRCARTTDALIGEALGQAYIAKTFSPQARARARAVIDDIRAAFGERVKKLDWMSDATKKQALDKLAKMHEKVGYPDKWRDYSALETTDGPFVVNVVRANAFEWKRTANRPGGAVDTTEWGITVPTVNAFYDPTKNEMVFPAGALVPQTFDPNADDAANYGALGGSWAGHELTHGFDDEGRHYDAQGNLRDWWTPTDSLKFTKEAQKVIDQFNGYIQIDTIHVNGKLTEGENIADLGGILTGYDALQRALQRNGRPKQLIDGFTPEQRFFIAYAQSWRTHNRPETMRTRAVVDPHAPERWRDNGPLSNFPAFAAAFGCKPGDPMVRSANVVPHLW